From the genome of Cognaticolwellia beringensis, one region includes:
- a CDS encoding GNAT family N-acetyltransferase, with the protein MSYTVSRVQWEQAAPLLKNVREQVFVYEWRIPKSIEFDRKDHFANHVLACHDKTQEPIGTGRILSSGEISRIAVVRSCRKDHVDRIILQKLFTIAHEMNLKEIFIYCPLEATDYFRAFNFDTAGAVFMEAGMPRQKMTCPINEISVAKYYLSH; encoded by the coding sequence ATGTCATACACGGTTAGTAGAGTGCAGTGGGAGCAAGCAGCTCCCTTACTTAAAAATGTTAGGGAACAGGTTTTTGTCTATGAATGGCGTATCCCGAAAAGTATTGAGTTCGATCGCAAAGATCACTTTGCTAATCATGTGCTCGCTTGTCATGATAAAACACAAGAACCTATAGGCACCGGTCGCATTTTGTCTAGCGGAGAAATAAGCCGAATTGCTGTTGTAAGGTCCTGCCGCAAAGATCACGTGGATAGAATTATCTTACAAAAGCTGTTTACAATAGCGCACGAAATGAACTTAAAAGAAATATTTATCTATTGCCCTTTAGAAGCAACCGATTATTTTAGAGCATTTAATTTTGATACCGCAGGTGCAGTATTTATGGAAGCGGGTATGCCCAGACAAAAAATGACTTGCCCAATAAATGAAATTAGCGTGGCGAAGTATTACCTAAGCCACTAA
- the ydiJ gene encoding D-2-hydroxyglutarate dehydrogenase YdiJ: MLPRLSPQELVSPLYQEFAKILATKHFTGDINFQYSARLAHATDNSIYQQLPQLVLHPRSKQDIQIITLLGSEDKFNAIKFSARGGGTGTNGQSLTPGIVVDLSKYMNRILEINVEENWVRVEAGVIKDQLNDYLKPHGFFFSPDLSTSNRATVGGMINTDASGQGSLVYGKTSDHVLSLDSVLANGELLNTKPQTMAQAQALAKQDSTEAKLMQQVLNTCVDNRALILEKFPRLNRFLTGYDLENVFNDDLSMVDLSRIITGSEGSLAFVCEAKLNLTPIANAKTLINIKYDSFDSALRHSPRLVQAKATSVETIDSTVLNLAKQDIVWQLVSDMLQDVDGAIMDGINMVEYNGESIESVADQVTALCAELDKDIANKTGVIGYQVTSDLASISKLYTMRKKAVGLLGNTKGSQKPLAFAEDTAVPPENLADYIAEFRQLLDGYGLHYGMFGHVDAGVLHVRPALDMCDPEQEILLREISDKVVALTAKYGGLMWGEHGKGYRSEYGPEFFGDTLFSELRKIKAAFDPFNKMNPGKICTPFNSTDKLVSVDDTKRGFYDRQIPISVKDSFNSALDCNGNGLCFNYDVDSPMCPSSKVTRDRRHSPKGRAGLMREWLRLLEAKGVDVLAMEKNIQNWSVKSLLDKVKNRFNSQFNRAESDDFSHEVMEAMQGCLACKACASQCPIKVDVPDFRARFINLYHTRYFRPLKDHLVANVESMTPIMAKAPKIVNRVLSSNIYDKLSQVTIGYVDTPLLSIPTLTQRTMEHKFTPFDLSTLQSMSDEQRAKSLLIVQDPFTSFYDAKVVEDFMLLVKKLGFDPILLPFKPNGKPQHVKGFLDKFAKTAKSTAEFLNQIQQLALPMVGLDASMVLCFRDEYKQILGDNRGDFEVKLAHEWLITLVDEQKSKPIDTNNNVNKVAYKLFAHCTEKTALAGSEGQWQHIFQHFGLSLSNVSVGCCGMAGTYGHEKINLENSTSLYNMSWQSKVANLATEQVLVTGYSCRSQIKRLDNKVTLHPVQALLKAL; encoded by the coding sequence ATGTTACCTCGCTTAAGTCCTCAAGAGTTAGTTTCTCCTTTATATCAAGAGTTTGCCAAAATCTTGGCGACTAAACATTTTACCGGTGATATTAATTTTCAATATAGCGCACGTTTAGCTCATGCAACTGATAATAGTATCTATCAACAGCTGCCTCAATTAGTACTACACCCTAGAAGTAAGCAAGACATTCAAATTATTACCTTACTTGGCAGTGAAGATAAATTTAACGCAATAAAGTTTAGTGCGCGCGGCGGCGGTACAGGTACTAACGGGCAAAGTTTAACGCCTGGTATCGTTGTAGATTTATCCAAATACATGAACCGTATTCTGGAAATCAATGTCGAAGAAAATTGGGTACGTGTCGAAGCGGGCGTGATTAAAGACCAATTAAATGATTACTTAAAGCCTCATGGTTTCTTCTTCTCACCCGATTTATCAACCAGTAATCGAGCAACGGTGGGTGGCATGATAAATACCGATGCATCAGGCCAAGGCTCTTTGGTTTATGGTAAAACCTCCGATCACGTTTTATCACTTGACAGTGTTTTGGCTAATGGTGAGTTATTAAATACCAAACCTCAAACCATGGCTCAAGCACAGGCACTTGCTAAGCAGGACAGTACGGAAGCAAAATTGATGCAACAAGTGCTTAATACTTGTGTAGATAATCGAGCATTAATTTTAGAAAAATTCCCACGATTAAATCGGTTTTTAACCGGTTATGATTTAGAAAACGTTTTTAATGACGATTTATCTATGGTTGATTTAAGTCGTATTATTACCGGTTCTGAAGGATCGCTAGCGTTTGTTTGTGAAGCAAAATTAAATTTAACACCGATAGCTAACGCTAAAACGCTGATTAATATTAAATATGATAGCTTTGATTCTGCGCTTCGCCATTCACCGCGCTTAGTACAAGCTAAAGCGACATCGGTTGAAACTATTGACAGCACAGTGTTGAACTTAGCTAAACAGGATATTGTTTGGCAACTGGTCAGTGATATGTTGCAAGATGTTGATGGCGCCATTATGGATGGCATTAACATGGTGGAGTATAACGGCGAAAGTATTGAGAGCGTAGCAGATCAAGTTACCGCGCTTTGTGCAGAGCTTGATAAAGATATTGCTAACAAAACGGGTGTTATTGGCTATCAAGTAACGTCGGATCTCGCCAGTATTAGCAAGTTATATACTATGCGAAAGAAAGCCGTTGGCTTGTTGGGTAATACTAAAGGTAGTCAAAAGCCATTAGCATTTGCCGAAGATACAGCTGTTCCGCCAGAAAACCTAGCTGATTATATCGCTGAATTTAGACAACTCCTTGACGGCTATGGTTTACATTACGGTATGTTTGGTCATGTCGATGCCGGTGTTTTACATGTCAGACCCGCACTTGATATGTGCGACCCTGAACAAGAAATTTTACTCAGAGAAATTTCAGACAAAGTGGTCGCATTAACAGCTAAATATGGCGGTCTAATGTGGGGCGAACATGGTAAAGGCTATCGTAGTGAATATGGTCCTGAATTTTTTGGCGACACTTTATTTAGCGAATTACGAAAAATCAAAGCCGCTTTTGACCCGTTTAATAAAATGAACCCAGGGAAAATTTGTACACCATTTAACTCCACGGATAAGCTGGTTTCTGTTGATGATACCAAGCGTGGTTTTTACGATAGACAAATACCAATATCCGTAAAAGACTCGTTTAATTCAGCGCTAGATTGTAATGGTAACGGTTTATGCTTTAATTATGACGTAGACAGTCCAATGTGTCCTTCTAGCAAGGTAACGCGTGACCGAAGACATTCTCCAAAAGGTAGAGCTGGCTTGATGCGAGAGTGGTTACGCTTATTAGAGGCTAAAGGCGTAGATGTTTTAGCCATGGAGAAAAACATACAAAACTGGTCAGTAAAAAGTCTCCTCGATAAGGTAAAAAACCGTTTTAATAGTCAATTTAATCGTGCAGAGTCTGATGATTTTTCCCACGAAGTTATGGAAGCAATGCAAGGGTGTTTAGCCTGTAAAGCTTGTGCGAGTCAGTGTCCAATTAAAGTTGATGTGCCAGACTTTAGAGCCCGCTTTATTAACCTTTACCACACACGATATTTTAGACCTTTAAAAGATCACTTAGTGGCGAATGTAGAATCGATGACACCAATAATGGCTAAAGCACCCAAAATAGTTAACCGTGTTTTATCGTCTAATATTTACGATAAATTATCTCAAGTTACTATTGGCTATGTTGACACACCACTGTTGTCTATCCCGACATTAACGCAAAGAACAATGGAGCATAAATTTACTCCCTTTGATTTATCAACACTGCAAAGTATGTCTGATGAGCAACGGGCAAAGTCGTTGCTGATTGTTCAAGACCCATTCACTTCATTTTATGACGCAAAAGTTGTTGAAGATTTTATGCTGTTGGTGAAAAAACTTGGCTTTGATCCGATACTGTTACCCTTTAAGCCCAATGGTAAGCCTCAGCATGTTAAGGGCTTTTTAGACAAGTTTGCAAAAACAGCTAAATCGACAGCTGAATTTCTGAATCAAATACAACAACTAGCACTGCCGATGGTAGGGTTAGATGCATCAATGGTGCTATGTTTCAGAGATGAATATAAGCAGATATTAGGTGATAACCGTGGCGATTTCGAAGTGAAGTTAGCCCATGAATGGCTAATAACGCTGGTCGATGAACAAAAGAGTAAGCCAATTGATACCAATAACAACGTCAACAAAGTAGCTTATAAATTGTTTGCCCATTGTACTGAAAAAACCGCATTAGCGGGCAGTGAAGGGCAGTGGCAGCATATATTCCAACATTTTGGTTTGTCTTTATCGAATGTATCTGTTGGTTGTTGTGGTATGGCAGGCACTTATGGTCATGAAAAAATTAATTTAGAAAACTCTACATCGCTTTATAACATGAGTTGGCAAAGTAAAGTGGCCAACTTAGCTACAGAACAAGTGCTAGTAACCGGTTATTCTTGTCGCAGTCAAATTAAGCGATTAGATAACAAAGTTACCTTACATCCGGTTCAAGCCTTACTAAAAGCGTTATAG
- the ppsA gene encoding phosphoenolpyruvate synthase translates to MQEYVLWYENLGMNDVDRVGGKNASLGEMISNLSNVGVQVPGGFATTSYAFNEFLEQSGLNDKIYQLLDDLDVGDINALAECGGKIRQWIIDTPFLPDMQKDIEQAYAELAGGFADDASFAVRSSATAEDMPDASFAGQQETFLNVRGLDAVMVAIKHVFASLFNDRAISYRVHQGYDHRGVALSAGIQRMVRSDISSSGVMFSIDTESGFEDVVFITSSYGLGEMVVQGAVNPDEFYVHKPTLAKGKPAVVRRNIGSKAIKMIYAANQEHGKQVEIVDIDQAQSDTFSLNDKEVEELAKQAVIIEKHYGRAMDIEWAKDGLDGKLYIVQARPETVKSRENANVMEQFQLQATADIICEGRSIGHKIGSGQAKVLSSLAEMDKILPGDVLVTDMTDPDWEPIMKRASAIVTNRGGRTCHAAIIAREMGIPAVVGCGDATKKIATGDEITVSCAEGDTGFIYKGKLDFTVTTSEVDSMPDLPLKIMMNVGNPDRAFAFARLPHAGIGLARLEFIINKMIGVHPKALLNFDEQSLELQEEIREIIAGYDNPVEFYIAKLTEGISTLAAAYAPEKVIVRMSDFKSNEYANLVGGEHFEPEEENPMIGYRGASRYISKDFRDCFALECEAIKRVRNDMDMTHVEIMIPFVRTLGEASAVIDILAEHGLKRGENGLRIIMMCELPSNALLADQFLDYFDGFSIGSNDLTQLTLGLDRDSGLVAHLFDERDPAIKILLEMAIKACKARGKYVGICGQGPSDHEDFAAWLVDKGIESLSLNPDTVLPTWLYLAEQHNKK, encoded by the coding sequence GTGCAAGAATACGTACTTTGGTATGAAAATCTAGGAATGAATGATGTAGACCGTGTAGGCGGTAAAAATGCATCATTGGGTGAAATGATTTCTAATCTTTCAAATGTAGGTGTACAAGTACCAGGTGGTTTTGCAACTACCTCATATGCTTTTAACGAATTTCTAGAACAAAGTGGCCTGAACGATAAAATTTATCAACTACTTGATGATTTAGATGTTGGCGATATTAATGCCTTGGCTGAATGCGGTGGTAAAATCCGTCAATGGATTATAGATACACCATTTTTACCTGACATGCAGAAGGATATCGAACAAGCTTACGCCGAACTTGCGGGTGGCTTTGCCGATGACGCTTCATTTGCTGTCCGTTCATCAGCCACTGCAGAAGATATGCCAGATGCCTCTTTTGCTGGTCAACAAGAAACTTTCCTTAACGTTCGTGGTTTAGACGCCGTAATGGTCGCGATTAAACACGTTTTTGCCTCTCTTTTTAACGACCGTGCTATTTCTTATCGTGTACATCAAGGTTATGACCACCGTGGCGTTGCGCTTTCTGCTGGTATTCAGCGCATGGTACGCAGCGATATTTCTTCTAGTGGTGTCATGTTCTCTATCGATACCGAGTCGGGTTTTGAAGACGTCGTCTTTATTACCTCAAGCTATGGCTTAGGTGAAATGGTAGTGCAGGGGGCTGTTAACCCTGATGAGTTCTATGTTCATAAACCGACGCTAGCCAAGGGTAAACCTGCAGTTGTGCGCAGAAATATTGGTAGTAAAGCCATTAAAATGATTTACGCAGCTAACCAAGAACATGGTAAGCAAGTTGAAATTGTTGATATTGACCAAGCGCAGTCAGATACTTTTTCGCTTAACGATAAAGAAGTTGAAGAGCTAGCAAAACAAGCGGTAATTATTGAAAAGCACTATGGTCGTGCCATGGACATTGAGTGGGCTAAAGATGGTCTAGACGGTAAGCTTTATATTGTACAAGCGCGTCCAGAAACAGTTAAAAGCCGTGAAAATGCCAATGTAATGGAACAGTTCCAATTACAAGCAACTGCTGACATTATCTGTGAAGGCCGCTCGATTGGTCATAAAATAGGTAGCGGTCAAGCGAAAGTTTTATCTTCTTTGGCTGAAATGGATAAAATTTTACCGGGTGATGTTTTAGTTACCGATATGACCGACCCTGATTGGGAGCCGATCATGAAGCGTGCTTCTGCTATTGTCACCAATCGTGGTGGTCGTACTTGTCATGCGGCCATTATTGCCCGTGAAATGGGGATTCCAGCGGTTGTCGGTTGTGGTGATGCCACTAAAAAAATAGCCACAGGTGATGAAATTACCGTTTCTTGTGCTGAAGGTGATACCGGGTTCATTTATAAAGGTAAATTGGATTTCACGGTAACGACCTCTGAAGTTGATTCAATGCCTGATTTGCCATTGAAAATAATGATGAATGTTGGTAATCCAGATCGCGCATTTGCCTTTGCTCGCTTACCTCACGCAGGTATTGGTTTGGCACGTTTAGAATTTATTATTAATAAAATGATCGGTGTTCATCCGAAAGCATTATTGAATTTTGATGAGCAATCATTAGAGCTTCAAGAAGAGATCCGTGAAATTATTGCCGGTTATGACAATCCTGTTGAGTTTTATATCGCTAAACTTACCGAAGGTATTTCTACATTAGCCGCAGCTTACGCGCCTGAAAAAGTTATTGTTCGGATGTCTGATTTTAAATCAAACGAATATGCAAACTTAGTTGGTGGTGAACATTTTGAGCCGGAAGAAGAAAACCCGATGATTGGTTATCGCGGTGCTTCTCGCTATATTTCTAAAGACTTTAGAGATTGTTTTGCGCTTGAATGTGAAGCGATTAAACGTGTTCGTAACGACATGGATATGACACATGTTGAGATCATGATCCCGTTTGTACGCACACTTGGTGAAGCCTCAGCGGTTATTGATATTTTAGCAGAGCACGGATTAAAGCGTGGTGAGAATGGTCTGCGTATTATCATGATGTGCGAATTACCTTCTAACGCTTTACTCGCTGATCAATTTTTAGATTATTTTGATGGCTTCTCGATTGGCTCTAATGACTTAACGCAATTAACTTTAGGCTTAGACCGTGACTCAGGTTTAGTTGCACACTTGTTTGATGAACGTGACCCTGCCATTAAAATATTGCTAGAAATGGCGATTAAAGCCTGTAAAGCACGCGGTAAATATGTTGGTATTTGTGGTCAGGGTCCTTCAGATCACGAAGACTTTGCCGCTTGGTTAGTAGATAAAGGCATTGAAAGCTTATCGCTTAACCCAGATACTGTCTTGCCTACATGGTTATATTTGGCAGAGCAGCATAATAAAAAGTAA
- a CDS encoding DUF4826 family protein gives MTEKKSMTDEEKQAWIREQYLKATKYLADKGLVTASVSDTESRYLVPIMAVWKINLLDKTSVWVISGDLPTDHIALNSGEPARDVVRHFSLKWQLQAENLLRLEDKAQHQFAQLLIGRADGLYKIYEKAELWQETS, from the coding sequence ATGACAGAGAAAAAATCAATGACGGATGAAGAAAAGCAAGCTTGGATCCGAGAACAGTATTTAAAAGCCACTAAATACCTTGCCGATAAAGGGTTAGTTACCGCCAGTGTTTCTGACACTGAGAGTCGCTATTTAGTCCCCATTATGGCGGTATGGAAAATTAACTTGCTTGATAAAACTTCTGTATGGGTTATTTCGGGAGATTTACCCACCGATCACATTGCCTTAAATAGTGGCGAGCCTGCACGAGATGTGGTTAGACACTTTTCCTTAAAGTGGCAACTGCAAGCAGAAAACTTGTTGCGTTTAGAAGACAAAGCACAACATCAGTTTGCACAATTGTTAATAGGTCGTGCTGATGGTTTGTATAAAATTTATGAAAAGGCTGAGCTTTGGCAAGAAACGTCATAG
- a CDS encoding 3-deoxy-7-phosphoheptulonate synthase, with amino-acid sequence MTIKTDEFRTTLIDSLVSPAELAEQIPLDDSTANFIIKSRKDIEAIIKGDDKRLLVIIGPCSIHDTEAAIDYAKKLKTLQEKYANELLIVMRVYFEKPRTTVGWKGLISDPDLDKSFKVAKGLNLARNLLMEINKLGLAAGTEFLDMVTGQYISDLISWGAIGARTTESQVHRELASALSCPVGFKNGTDGNIQIAVDAIKASSVPHVLYSPDKSGQMCIYQTHGNPYAHVILRGGKAPNYQQKHITQTCETLTKAGLPEKVMIDCSHGNSYKDHNKQIDVANSLAEQISAGNQSIFGVMIESFMVPGNQKVVANQPLVYGQSITDACIDLETSEEILTVLANSIKVRI; translated from the coding sequence ATGACCATAAAAACAGATGAATTTAGAACCACATTAATTGACAGTTTAGTTTCGCCTGCCGAACTTGCTGAGCAAATTCCGCTTGACGATAGCACAGCGAATTTTATTATCAAAAGCCGCAAAGATATTGAAGCCATCATTAAAGGTGACGATAAGCGCTTGCTGGTTATAATTGGGCCGTGTTCAATTCACGACACTGAAGCGGCAATTGACTACGCAAAAAAATTAAAAACCTTACAAGAAAAATATGCCAATGAATTACTGATTGTAATGCGAGTATATTTTGAAAAGCCCCGTACAACCGTGGGTTGGAAAGGTTTAATTAGCGATCCTGATTTAGATAAATCATTTAAAGTGGCTAAAGGCTTAAATTTAGCACGTAATTTATTAATGGAAATTAATAAATTAGGATTAGCTGCCGGTACCGAGTTTTTAGATATGGTAACCGGTCAATATATTTCTGATTTGATCAGTTGGGGCGCTATTGGCGCACGAACTACAGAAAGCCAAGTACACAGAGAGCTAGCTTCTGCCCTTTCATGTCCTGTTGGCTTTAAAAATGGTACTGACGGTAATATTCAAATTGCTGTTGACGCTATAAAAGCGTCGAGTGTACCGCATGTACTTTATTCGCCTGATAAAAGTGGCCAAATGTGTATTTATCAAACACATGGCAACCCTTATGCGCACGTGATTTTACGTGGCGGTAAAGCGCCTAATTATCAACAAAAACATATCACGCAAACTTGTGAAACCTTAACGAAAGCCGGTTTACCTGAAAAAGTGATGATTGACTGTAGCCACGGTAATAGCTACAAAGATCATAACAAGCAAATTGATGTCGCTAATTCATTAGCTGAGCAAATAAGTGCGGGTAACCAATCTATCTTTGGCGTTATGATTGAAAGCTTTATGGTACCGGGTAATCAAAAAGTTGTTGCTAATCAACCTTTAGTTTACGGGCAAAGTATTACCGATGCTTGTATTGACTTAGAAACCAGTGAAGAAATACTGACTGTGTTAGCGAACTCGATTAAAGTAAGAATATAA
- the ppsR gene encoding posphoenolpyruvate synthetase regulatory kinase/phosphorylase PpsR, whose amino-acid sequence MRAAFYISDGTAITSEVFGHALLSLFPIQFEHDTISFVETKEKALEACKRINKAAKRTGVPPLVFHTFVNPDIREIIDGCDGVIYNFLEHFIAPLEEKLGIKAKPKAHRTHSIHENSYDCRIDAVNYSLANDDGSNVTNYEHADVILVGVSRSGKTPTALYLALQYGIKAANYPFTDDDMDELQIPSFLKMHKKKIFGLTIDAERLVDIRHGRMANTKYSSARQCRMEVREVEKLYKQEKIPFLNTTKLSVEEITAKILSETGLQRYKY is encoded by the coding sequence ATGCGAGCAGCTTTTTATATTTCTGACGGTACAGCGATAACTTCTGAGGTTTTTGGTCATGCCTTATTATCACTTTTTCCAATACAGTTTGAACACGACACCATTTCCTTTGTCGAAACCAAAGAAAAAGCATTAGAGGCTTGTAAGCGAATTAATAAAGCGGCAAAGCGTACCGGTGTGCCACCTTTGGTCTTTCACACCTTTGTCAATCCAGATATTCGTGAAATAATCGACGGCTGCGATGGTGTTATTTATAACTTTCTTGAACACTTTATAGCACCACTTGAAGAAAAGTTGGGTATAAAAGCAAAGCCCAAAGCCCATAGAACACACAGTATCCACGAAAATAGTTACGATTGTCGTATCGATGCGGTTAATTACTCATTAGCAAATGATGATGGTTCTAATGTGACTAACTATGAACATGCAGACGTTATATTGGTCGGTGTTTCTCGTTCAGGTAAAACCCCAACGGCATTATATTTGGCGCTGCAATATGGTATTAAAGCCGCGAATTATCCATTTACAGACGATGATATGGACGAACTGCAAATACCTTCATTTTTAAAAATGCATAAAAAGAAAATATTTGGTTTAACCATAGACGCTGAACGTTTAGTGGATATTCGTCATGGCAGAATGGCGAATACTAAATACTCTTCAGCACGTCAATGTCGAATGGAAGTACGAGAAGTCGAAAAGTTATATAAACAAGAAAAAATCCCATTTCTCAACACCACGAAACTCTCTGTTGAGGAGATCACCGCGAAAATATTGTCAGAAACCGGCCTTCAGCGCTATAAATATTAA
- a CDS encoding Leu/Phe/Val dehydrogenase, whose amino-acid sequence MAVFDLVDFDNHEQVVYCSDEASGLKAIIAVHSTVLGPAAGGCRFWDYASDEAALKDVLRLSKGMTYKNAMAGLKLGGGKGVIIGDAKTLKSEALFKAFGHAVNNLNGRYYTAEDINITTGDMAIVNQSTAYVSGLEGKSGNPAPFTALGTFLGIKAAVKFKLDRDDLTGIKVAVQGLGSVGYSLCEKLHAAGAQLFVTDINPVALDRAATELNATVVGLDEIYSQDVDVYSPCALGASINDESIAQLKATIIAGCANNQLAEKHHDQALLEKGILYAPDYVINAGGIINVALEIYPEPYCAKSATKLVENIYNTLMTVFTTAASNNMPTGFIADEMARNIIANGAK is encoded by the coding sequence GTGGCCGTTTTTGATTTGGTAGATTTTGATAACCATGAACAAGTCGTTTATTGCAGTGACGAAGCATCAGGGCTGAAAGCAATCATCGCTGTTCATAGTACAGTATTAGGGCCAGCAGCAGGTGGTTGTCGTTTTTGGGATTATGCAAGCGATGAAGCAGCACTTAAAGATGTATTACGTTTATCTAAGGGCATGACATATAAAAATGCCATGGCCGGTTTAAAACTCGGTGGTGGTAAAGGCGTTATTATTGGCGATGCAAAAACGCTAAAATCTGAAGCGTTATTTAAAGCTTTCGGCCATGCGGTTAATAATTTAAATGGTCGATACTATACCGCTGAAGACATAAATATCACGACAGGTGACATGGCAATAGTTAATCAAAGTACCGCCTACGTTTCTGGTCTTGAAGGCAAAAGCGGTAACCCAGCTCCGTTCACCGCATTGGGTACTTTCTTAGGCATTAAAGCGGCGGTTAAATTTAAGTTAGATAGAGACGATTTAACTGGTATTAAAGTTGCAGTACAAGGCCTTGGCAGTGTCGGTTATTCACTTTGTGAAAAATTACATGCCGCCGGTGCACAATTATTTGTTACGGATATAAACCCAGTTGCCTTAGATAGAGCAGCAACAGAGCTGAACGCAACCGTGGTTGGTTTAGACGAAATTTATAGTCAAGATGTTGATGTGTATTCACCTTGTGCTCTTGGTGCGTCAATTAATGATGAGAGTATTGCGCAGTTGAAAGCAACCATCATTGCCGGTTGTGCTAATAACCAGTTAGCCGAAAAGCATCATGATCAAGCGTTGCTCGAGAAAGGTATTTTGTATGCACCTGATTATGTTATCAACGCAGGGGGTATTATCAATGTGGCGTTAGAGATTTACCCTGAACCTTATTGCGCTAAAAGTGCGACAAAGTTAGTAGAAAATATTTACAACACTTTGATGACTGTTTTTACAACAGCAGCGTCGAATAACATGCCAACGGGTTTTATTGCCGATGAAATGGCACGTAATATTATTGCTAATGGTGCTAAATAG